From a single Populus nigra chromosome 18, ddPopNigr1.1, whole genome shotgun sequence genomic region:
- the LOC133678589 gene encoding metalloendoproteinase 3-MMP-like, which produces MTRSQQYPHLFVITIILILLSINSVPSISAHFFHSNVSIPEDLLKNATSNPWSFFHQLSGCHAGEKYDGLAKLKSYFQYFGYIPNSLSNFTDDFDDSLESALRTYQQNFNLNITGQLDDQTVNHIVRPRCGNPDIVNGSSSMNSGKTHNTSSSHVHTVSHYSFFTGMPRWRKQALTYAFLPGNQLTDEVKTVFSRAFDRWSTVIPLTFTQADSINAADIGIGFYSGDHGDGEPFDGVLGTLAHSFSPPSGQFHLDGDENWVVTGDVRTSSLTTAVDLESVAVHEIGHLLGLGHSSVEESIMYPTISSRTKKVELADDDIQGIQVLYGSNPSYNGSSTTSVQEKETGSSGAHCLRSRWDLIGLIMAFGFVLLLL; this is translated from the coding sequence ATGACAAGATCACAGCAATATCCTCATCTTTTCGTGATCACTATAATTCTTATTCTTCTCTCAATCAATTCAGTTCCTTCAATCTCTGCTCACTTTTTCCATAGCAATGTTTCAATCCCAGAAGACTTGCTCAAAAACGCAACCTCTAATCCATGGAGTTTCTTCCATCAACTATCCGGCTGCCATGCTGGTGAAAAATACGACGGCTTGGCCAAGCTCAAAAGCTACTTCCAGTACTTCGGTTACATCCCCAACTCCCTCTCCAATTTCACCGACGATTTCGATGACTCCCTCGAATCTGCTCTCCGAACTTACCAACAAAACTTCAACCTTAACATCACTGGCCAACTCGACGACCAGACAGTTAACCACATCGTACGGCCCAGGTGCGGCAACCCGGATATAGTTAACGGCTCTTCCAGTATGAACTCTGGCAAGACACATAATACCTCGTCCAGTCACGTTCACACTGTTTCTCATTACTCCTTCTTTACTGGGATGCCACGTTGGAGGAAGCAAGCCTTAACCTACGCGTTTTTGCCTGGGAATCAATTAACCGACGAGGTTAAGACCGTTTTCTCCCGCGCTTTCGACCGGTGGTCAACGGTGATTCCATTGACATTCACGCAGGCGGATTCCATCAACGCAGCTGATATTGGAATTGGGTTTTACAGTGGCGATCATGGAGATGGAGAGCCGTTCGATGGGGTTCTTGGGACTCTAGCACATTCTTTCTCTCCGCCAAGTGGACAGTTCCATCTTGACGGGGACGAGAATTGGGTCGTGACAGGGGATGTTAGGACATCGTCGTTGACGACAGCTGTCGATTTGGAGTCCGTGGCAGTACATGAGATTGGACATTTGCTAGGTTTAGGGCATTCCTCTGTGGAAGAGTCCATCATGTACCCTACTATTTCTTCGAGGACTAAGAAAGTAGAATTGGCCGACGATGATATTCAAGGGATCCAAGTGTTGTATGGTAGCAACCCTAGCTACAATGGTTCATCTACAACATCCGTTCAGGAGAAAGAGACTGGTAGCAGTGGGGCCCATTGTCTTCGTTCAAGGTGGGACCTTATTGGGTTAATCATGGCCTTTGGATTTGTTCTGCTGCTTTTGTAG
- the LOC133678588 gene encoding long chain base biosynthesis protein 2a, producing the protein MIKIPYLTALSTYFSYGLLFAFGQFRDFFRKIFDSWHSSNLQGYAPICLGLEDFYIRRLYLRIQDCFGRPISSSPGAWFDVVERYSNDNNKTLKRTTKVTRCLNLGSYNYLGFAAADEYCTPRVIETLKKFSPSTCSPRVDGGTTILHNELEVCVANFVGKPAAIVFGMGYVTNSAILPVLIGKGGLIISDSLNHNSIVNGARGSGATVRVFQHNTPSHLEEVLRQQIAEGQPRTHRPWKKIIVIVEGIYSMEGELCKLPEIVAICKKYKAYVYLDEAHSIGAVGKTGRGVCELLGVDTADVDIMMGTFTKSFGSCGGYIAGSKELIQYLKYTCPAHLYATSISPPAAQQIISSIKVILGEDGSSRGAQKLARIRENSNFFRSELQKMGFEVLGDNDSPVMPIMLYNPAKIPAFSRECLKQNVAVVTVAFPATPLLLARARICISASHTKEDLLKALEVISQVGDLVGIKYFPAESDKQHQEPGALKLE; encoded by the exons ATGATTAAGATCCCATATTTGACCGCATTGAGCACCTACTTCAGCTATGGCTTACTCTTCGCTTTTGGCCAATTCCGTGATTTCTTTCGTAAAATCTTCGATTCGTGGCACTCTAGCAATCTTCAg GGTTATGCACCGATCTGTTTAGGCCTTGAAGACTTCTACATTCGTCGCTTATATCTTCGGATTCAG gaTTGTTTTGGACGTCCGATTTCGAGTTCCCCGGGTGCGTGGTTCGATGTTGTCGAGCGGTACTCCAATGACAATAACAAGACGTTGAA ACGGACTACCAAGGTAACTAGGTGTCTTAACTTGGGGTCCTATAATTATCTTGGGTTTGCTGCAGCTGATGAGTATTGTACGCCTCGTGTTATTGAGACATTGAAGAAGTTTTCGCCAAGTACTTGCAGTCCTCGTGTTGATGGAG GAACTACGATATTGCATAATGAACTGGAGGTGTGTGTTGCAAACTTTGTTGGGAAGCCAGCTGCCATAGTGTTTGGCATGGGTTATGTCACAAACTCTGCCATCCTTCCTGTTCTGATTGGAAAG GGAGGATTGATAATTAGTGATTCATTGAACCACAACTCAATTGTGAATGGTGCTCGAGGTTCAGGAGCAACAGTTAGGGTTTTCCAACACAATA CACCATCTCACTTGGAGGAAGTTTTGAGACAGCAAATTGCGGAGGGGCAACCAAGGACACATAGGCCTTGGAAGAAGATAATTGTCATTGTGGAGGGGATTTATAGCATGGAAGGCGAGCTCTGCAAACTTCCAGAGATTGTTGCAATATGCAAGAAATACAAG GCATATGTTTACTTGGACGAGGCTCATAGCATTGGAGCAGTTGGGAAAACAGGAAGAGGTGTTTGTGAACTCTTAGGAGTGGATACAGCTGATGTGGATATTATGATGGGAACTTTTACTAAATCGTTTGGATCTTGTGGGGGTTATATTGCTGGATCTAAG GAATTAATCCAATATCTTAAGTACACTTGTCCTGCTCATTTATATGCAACATCAATTTCCCCTCCAGCTGCACAACAAATTATATCTTCCATTAAGGTTATTCTTGGAGAGGATGGTTCTAGTAGAG GGGCTCAAAAACTTGCAAGAATACGCGAAAATAGCAACTTTTTCAGGTCAGAGCTGCAGAAAATGGGTTTTGAGGTTCTTGGTGATAATGATTCACCAGTGATGCCCATAATGCTTTACAATCCAGCAAAAATCCCTGCATTTTCTCGGGAGTGTCTAAAGCAGAAT GTTGCTGTTGTGACGGTTGCATTTCCAGCTACTCCTCTACTTTTGGCCAGGGCACGTATTTGCATATCTGCCTCTCATACCAAGGAAGATCTTCTCAAAGCATTGGAG GTTATCAGTCAAGTTGGTGACCTTGTTGGCATAAAGTACTTCCCTGCTGAGTCTGATAAGCAGCATCAGGAGCCAGGTGCACTCAAGTTGGAGTGA
- the LOC133678745 gene encoding uncharacterized protein LOC133678745, with the protein MAEIHPPETHLNSGGFGGGGSSGGGGALTSTETVGSKRQRRPSVRLGEIGGGDQLYESQHHRRTASNSWKQQQQQILGFKEASKSSKTRALTNLSEFNETPDGDNDINLDSVAIGSWRVKHSSKKRGSLNVSAKRVRSNWVSKFDDSGGGVGNGGEGEEKYSDGEDMGEEEEEIYREFDVENSESLLKEQSPIHDSLENLGDGNEREVYYNRRVVRGRNYRNVNQDYLPEGVELSSPSDNDTRDYRNNGRCGDGSGSGGEDGVRIWLNSLGLGKYAPVFEIHEVDDEVLPMLTLEDLKDMGINAVGSRRKMFCAIQKLGKGFS; encoded by the coding sequence ATGGCAGAGATACACCCACCTGAGACCCATCTAAACAGCGGCGGCTTTGGCGGTGGAGGAAGCAGCGGAGGAGGGGGGGCATTAACTTCAACTGAAACTGTGGGGTCAAAGAGGCAGCGGAGGCCAAGTGTCCGATTAGGCGAGATAGGCGGTGGAGACCAACTTTATGAATCCCAACACCACCGTAGAACTGCCAGCAATAGTTGgaaacaacagcagcagcagattTTGGGTTTTAAAGAGGCAAGTAAATCATCAAAGACTCGAGCTTTAACGAATTTAAGTGAGTTTAATGAAACTCCTGACGGggataatgatattaatttggATAGTGTTGCAATTGGGAGTTGGAGAGTTAAGCATTCATCGAAAAAGAGAGGGTCTTTGAATGTTAGTGCCAAGCGAGTTAGGTCTAATTGGGTGTCTAAATTTGATGATAGTGGTGGTGGAGTTGGTAATGGTGGTGAAGGGGAGGAGAAATATAGCGATGGTGAAGATATGGgtgaggaggaggaagagattTATAGAGAATTTGATGTTGAGAATTCAGAAAGTTTGTTGAAAGAACAAAGCCCAATTCATGATTCACTTGAGAATTTGGGAGATGGGAATGAGAGGGAAGTGTACTACAATAGGAGAGTGGTTAGGGGGAGGAATTATCGTAATGTTAATCAAGATTATCTTCCTGAGGGGGTTGAATTATCAAGCCCGTCGGATAATGATACGAGAGATTATAGGAATAATGGGAGGTGTGGCGATGGCAGTGGCAGTGGCGGGGAGGATGGAGTGAGGATTTGGCTGAATAGTTTAGGGTTAGGGAAATATGCGCCTGTTTTTGAGATTCATGAGGTGGATGATGAGGTTTTGCCAATGTTGACATTGGAGGATTTGAAGGATATGGGAATCAATGCTGTTGGGTCTAGAAGGAAGATGTTTTGTGCTATTCAGAAGCTAGGAAAGGggttttcttga